A genomic segment from Halobellus litoreus encodes:
- a CDS encoding DUF7475 family protein, with translation MATQTSDGIALRTETLTGLHWAGIGLAAITGLIHLWLGVSFAPSPIGIAFLVATVGFFAGVAAVLVDYRRRLMYLLGIPFTAGQVVMWYLVNAPDFGPPGIADKVVQVLLIAVLIALYRQSA, from the coding sequence ATGGCTACCCAGACCTCGGACGGAATCGCGCTCCGGACGGAGACGCTGACCGGCCTCCACTGGGCGGGGATCGGGTTGGCAGCGATAACCGGACTCATCCACCTGTGGCTCGGCGTGAGCTTCGCTCCGAGCCCCATCGGAATCGCGTTCCTCGTGGCCACGGTGGGGTTTTTCGCCGGCGTCGCCGCCGTGCTGGTCGATTACCGCCGCCGGCTGATGTATCTCCTCGGGATCCCCTTCACGGCCGGACAGGTCGTAATGTGGTACCTCGTCAACGCCCCCGACTTCGGCCCGCCGGGGATCGCAGACAAAGTCGTACAAGTGCTGTTGATCGCCGTCCTGATCGCGCTGTATCGGCAGTCGGCCTAA
- the eif1A gene encoding translation initiation factor eIF-1A yields the protein MTEESGRRNLRMPHGDELFAVVTEHNGGNHVRVRCADGKNRMGRIPGRMKYRTWINEGDVVLVEPWDWQDEKANIEWRYSEQDAEQLREEGHIE from the coding sequence GTGACTGAAGAATCAGGGCGTCGGAACCTACGGATGCCCCACGGTGACGAGCTGTTCGCGGTTGTGACCGAACACAACGGCGGCAACCACGTTCGCGTTCGATGTGCAGACGGCAAGAACCGGATGGGCCGGATCCCCGGCCGGATGAAGTACCGAACCTGGATCAACGAGGGCGACGTGGTCCTCGTCGAGCCGTGGGACTGGCAGGACGAGAAGGCGAACATCGAGTGGCGGTACTCCGAGCAGGACGCCGAGCAACTGCGCGAAGAAGGCCACATCGAGTAG
- the lpdA gene encoding dihydrolipoyl dehydrogenase — MSDAGIPNSTDVLVIGGGSGGYVAAIRAGQLDMDVTLVEKDAFGGTCLNYGCIPSKALITASNLAFEAGNAERMGIYGDFQVDLSEMVDWKEGIVSNLTNGVEGLCRTNGVQLVNGEAKLVDEHSAVVRSEGEKEPIEFQDAIIATGSRPVEIPGFSYSDGPILNSKQALALESLPEKLAIIGAGYIGIEMAGVFAKLGSDVTVVEMLDSIIPMYADDLVAPVRERAEDLGINFRFGEMASEWELAGDRVTLKTETEDGEERTLAADKVLVAVGREPVTDTVGVQDISISVTENGFIDTNERCQTNYNNIYAVGDTAGEPLLAHKASMEGKTAAEVIAGEPAAVDYQTIPAVVFTEPEIAQVGWTPERAQSSNIEFITGEFPFSASGRALTTGTSEGFVRLIADEETGMLLGGQLVGPEASELVGEVGLAIEMGATIDDVSATIHTHPTLSEAVMEAAENASGRAIHTTNN; from the coding sequence ATGTCTGATGCTGGCATACCAAATTCGACTGACGTGCTAGTGATTGGTGGGGGTTCTGGCGGATATGTTGCTGCTATCCGGGCAGGACAGTTGGATATGGATGTTACACTGGTTGAGAAAGACGCTTTCGGCGGGACCTGCTTAAATTATGGCTGCATCCCATCAAAGGCATTGATTACTGCTTCCAACCTCGCATTCGAAGCGGGGAATGCGGAACGGATGGGAATTTACGGGGATTTTCAAGTTGATCTTTCGGAAATGGTGGACTGGAAAGAGGGAATTGTCTCAAATCTAACCAATGGTGTCGAAGGTCTGTGCCGGACGAACGGGGTCCAATTAGTGAACGGTGAAGCAAAGTTAGTCGATGAACACTCTGCCGTTGTACGGTCCGAAGGCGAAAAAGAACCCATCGAGTTTCAAGATGCGATCATCGCGACAGGGAGTCGTCCGGTAGAGATTCCGGGCTTTTCGTACAGCGATGGACCGATTCTCAACTCCAAACAAGCTCTCGCGCTTGAGTCGCTACCAGAGAAGTTAGCGATTATCGGTGCGGGATATATCGGGATAGAGATGGCGGGCGTGTTCGCAAAGCTTGGGAGCGACGTCACTGTCGTAGAAATGTTGGATTCGATAATACCGATGTACGCTGATGACCTAGTCGCTCCCGTTAGGGAACGCGCCGAAGATCTCGGCATCAATTTCCGATTTGGCGAGATGGCCAGTGAATGGGAATTGGCGGGGGACCGGGTCACTCTCAAAACGGAAACCGAGGATGGTGAAGAACGTACGCTTGCAGCTGATAAAGTACTCGTCGCAGTAGGTCGTGAACCGGTCACGGACACGGTCGGAGTGCAAGACATCAGTATCTCGGTGACGGAAAACGGCTTCATCGACACTAACGAGAGATGCCAAACTAACTACAATAATATCTATGCTGTCGGAGATACTGCGGGTGAACCTCTATTAGCACATAAGGCAAGTATGGAGGGAAAAACGGCTGCGGAGGTCATCGCGGGTGAGCCTGCTGCAGTTGACTATCAAACGATTCCGGCAGTGGTTTTCACAGAGCCAGAGATCGCACAGGTGGGATGGACACCGGAGCGCGCCCAGTCGAGCAACATCGAGTTTATAACAGGTGAGTTCCCGTTCAGTGCCTCTGGAAGGGCCCTTACAACAGGAACGTCTGAGGGGTTCGTCCGATTAATCGCAGATGAGGAAACCGGAATGCTTCTGGGTGGTCAGCTAGTTGGACCGGAAGCTTCTGAATTAGTTGGAGAGGTCGGTCTAGCTATTGAAATGGGAGCAACAATCGACGATGTTTCGGCGACAATTCACACCCATCCTACCTTGTCCGAAGCCGTAATGGAAGCGGCTGAAAACGCGTCTGGGCGTGCAATCCATACAACAAATAATTAG
- a CDS encoding aldehyde dehydrogenase family protein, which yields MLTENVYINGEWIETGDEIASQNPANTQEVVARVSKGNRGTAKQAIDASVEAQDEWKSLTQPERGSYLRDAAEVVEERFDEIVDLVVRELGKTEGSARGEVQRTVDLLNYYAEVARDKGGIAPPSASQQTLTYTKREPWGTAGVITPWNFPIAIPTWKIAPALVAGNTVVFKPASLTPGTAAALVQAFDKADLPAGVLNFVPGSGSEVGDEIVTSDSVDVVSFTGSSRVGKHVYESAVSDGKRVQTEMGGKNPIIVDETADIEHAVQLTISGAFSGIAGQACTATSRAIVFEEVYDEYLEQLIKSVEDLTVANPTESDPNLGPKVSQSELDSDLEYIAIGENEGATLAVGGDQLTGGEYEDGFFVEPTVFTEVEPDMRIAQEEIFGPVLAVLSVSGFEEAISVANGVDYGLTASLCTNDLSRTQRFTRDIETGVVKVNQTSTGVGMQMPFGGRKQSSSETFKEQGRQALEFFSHEKAVYVTHLED from the coding sequence ATGTTAACTGAAAACGTGTACATCAACGGTGAGTGGATCGAGACAGGTGACGAAATCGCCAGCCAGAACCCCGCGAATACTCAGGAAGTTGTTGCTCGGGTTTCCAAGGGAAACCGGGGGACTGCTAAGCAAGCGATTGACGCAAGCGTTGAGGCGCAGGACGAGTGGAAAAGTCTGACACAGCCAGAGCGTGGTTCCTACCTTCGAGATGCAGCCGAGGTAGTTGAGGAGCGGTTTGACGAAATCGTGGACCTCGTGGTCCGAGAACTCGGTAAAACAGAGGGTTCCGCTCGTGGAGAGGTACAGCGGACTGTTGACCTCTTGAATTATTATGCCGAGGTAGCTCGAGACAAAGGGGGTATTGCACCGCCCAGTGCGAGTCAGCAAACGCTTACATACACGAAACGGGAACCTTGGGGGACAGCAGGGGTAATCACTCCCTGGAACTTCCCAATCGCGATACCGACGTGGAAAATTGCTCCTGCTCTGGTTGCTGGAAATACTGTGGTTTTCAAGCCTGCCTCTCTGACTCCCGGCACCGCGGCCGCACTCGTCCAGGCATTTGATAAGGCCGACCTTCCAGCGGGCGTTCTCAATTTCGTTCCTGGAAGTGGGAGTGAGGTTGGTGACGAAATAGTCACCTCCGATTCGGTGGACGTCGTTTCGTTCACCGGTAGTTCCCGAGTCGGGAAGCACGTTTACGAATCTGCAGTCTCCGATGGAAAGCGTGTTCAGACGGAAATGGGTGGGAAAAATCCCATCATCGTCGATGAAACGGCGGACATCGAACACGCCGTACAACTAACTATTAGTGGTGCCTTTAGTGGAATTGCAGGGCAAGCGTGCACGGCGACGAGCCGCGCTATCGTATTTGAAGAGGTCTACGATGAGTACCTGGAGCAGCTAATTAAGAGTGTAGAGGACCTCACTGTCGCTAATCCTACGGAGTCAGATCCCAATCTAGGGCCGAAGGTGAGTCAGTCGGAGCTGGATAGTGACCTCGAATATATTGCGATCGGTGAGAACGAAGGAGCTACCCTGGCCGTTGGGGGGGATCAACTCACTGGCGGAGAGTATGAAGATGGGTTCTTTGTTGAGCCGACGGTGTTTACAGAGGTCGAACCGGATATGCGAATCGCGCAAGAGGAAATTTTCGGACCAGTTCTCGCTGTGCTATCGGTCTCCGGATTTGAGGAAGCGATTTCGGTGGCTAACGGAGTCGATTATGGTCTCACTGCATCCTTATGTACGAATGATCTAAGTCGTACCCAACGATTCACCCGAGATATTGAAACCGGTGTCGTGAAGGTAAACCAAACGTCAACCGGCGTTGGGATGCAGATGCCCTTCGGTGGCCGGAAACAGTCAAGCAGTGAGACATTCAAGGAGCAAGGGCGCCAGGCGTTGGAGTTCTTTTCCCACGAAAAAGCGGTCTACGTCACGCATCTCGAGGACTGA